In Candidatus Methylomirabilota bacterium, the genomic stretch ACCGTGACGGCCGCACCTCGGCCAGTCAGCTCCCTCAGGATCTCCACCGCTTTGTACGCGGCGATGCTGCCTGTGACCCCCAGGATAATTTCCTTCCCGTCCAGGCTGTGCGTCATCGCGCACGCCCTTTCTTCCTGTCCGTTTGCGACGTTGGACTTTGGACGTCGGACTCTTCGACCTTCGCCAGGTGGTTCACGGGGCCTTTCCCCTTTCCGATCTTGACCGCCGTCCGAATTGCGGCATGGATGTACCGTTGAGCCGTATCAACCGCCTCCTTCACCTCGTGGCCCTTGGCAAGTCCTGCTGCGATGGCCGCCGAAATGGTGCAACCACTGCCGTGGGTATGCTCGGTCGGGATCTTTGGGGTGTCCCAGACCTCAAAGCGTTTTCCGTCGTAGAGGACATCGAGGATTTTTGGTCCAGAGAGATGGCCCCCTTTCACGAGCACGTACCGGGGCCCTAACGCCTTGATCGCCTTCGCTGCCTCCTTCATCCCGTTCAGGTCATTAACCTTTTCCCCCCACAGGATCGTAGCCTCGTCGAGATTGGGGGTGACCACGGTCGCCAGGGGAAACAGCAGGGTCTTAACCGCCTCCACTGCGTCCTCGTCGAGGAGGCGATGGCCGGTGGCCGAAACCATCACCGGATCCACCACCAGATTCGGGAGTTGAAATTCTCGGACTCCTTCCGCCACCGCCGCTACGATCTCATTCGTGGCGAGCATCCCGGTCTTCCCCGCGTCGGCGCCGATATCCGAGAGGACAGAGCGGATCTGGAGCGTAACAAAGTCAGGGGGAAGCGTTTCGACGCCCTGAACGCCAAGGGTGTTCTGGGCGGTAATGGCGGTCAGGACAGACAGACCATAGACTTGAAAGGCGGTAAAGGTCTTGAGATCTGCCTGGATACCCGCCCCCCCGCCTGAATCGGAGCCAGCAATGGTCAAAGCCCGTCGCATCTTTTCTCCCCATTCTGAGCTAAGCCATTATGCCCGACGTCTTCGGTTCGCGCAAGCGCTGCAACCGACATCCCTGTTCGAGCCGGTGCCACTCACTGCTTGCTTGGCCAGGCGTAAAGGGTGCGGTAGCGGTCGTAGCTCCCCAAGACCCTTTTCACATACTCGCGGGTCTCACGATAGGGGATTTCCTCAACGAAGGTCTCGAGGTCGTGCAGGGGGCCGTCCGTGAGCCAGCGTCGGACAGCGTGAGGCCCGGCATTGTATGCTGCCAGGGTGAGGACCAGGTTACCTCCGAACTCCTGGTGGAGGCGGGCCAGGTAGCGGGTTCCCAATGCGATGTTGGGACCAGGAGCGTCAAGGTCGACGGGGTTCGGGAGATCGATCTCCTTGGCCACGCGCGCCGCGGTCTGTGGCATCAGCTGCATGAGTCCCCGGGCACCTGCCCTGGAAATCGCCGTGGGGGCGAAGGCACTCTCTTCGCGGATGAGTGCGGTCACAAAATAGGGATCGAGGGAAGTCTCTTTGACATATTGGTCAACCCAGGGCCAGAAGCCCA encodes the following:
- the thiD gene encoding bifunctional hydroxymethylpyrimidine kinase/phosphomethylpyrimidine kinase, which codes for MRRALTIAGSDSGGGAGIQADLKTFTAFQVYGLSVLTAITAQNTLGVQGVETLPPDFVTLQIRSVLSDIGADAGKTGMLATNEIVAAVAEGVREFQLPNLVVDPVMVSATGHRLLDEDAVEAVKTLLFPLATVVTPNLDEATILWGEKVNDLNGMKEAAKAIKALGPRYVLVKGGHLSGPKILDVLYDGKRFEVWDTPKIPTEHTHGSGCTISAAIAAGLAKGHEVKEAVDTAQRYIHAAIRTAVKIGKGKGPVNHLAKVEESDVQSPTSQTDRKKGRAR